From a single Nymphaea colorata isolate Beijing-Zhang1983 chromosome 4, ASM883128v2, whole genome shotgun sequence genomic region:
- the LOC116253330 gene encoding tubulin alpha chain — MRECISIHIGQAGIQVGNACWELYCLEHGIQPDGQMPGDKTVGGGDDAFNTFFSETGAGKHVPRAVFVDLEPTVIDEVRTGTYRQLFHPEQLISGKEDAANNFARGHYTIGKEIVDLCLDRIRKLADNCTGLQGFLVFNAVGGGTGSGLGSLLLERLSVDYGKKSKLGFTVYPSPQVSTSVVEPYNSVLSTHSLLEHTDVAVLLDNEAIYDICRRSLDIERPTYTNLNRLVSQVISSLTASLRFDGALNVDVTEFQTNLVPYPRIHFMLSSYAPVISAEKAYHEQLSVAEITNSAFEPSSMMAKCDPRHGKYMACCLMYRGDVVPKDVNAAVATIKTKRTIQFVDWCPTGFKCGINYQPPTVVPGGDLAKVQRAVCMISNSTSVAEVFSRIDHKFDLMYAKRAFVHWYVGEGMEEGEFSEAREDLAALEKDYEEVGAESAEGEDGDEGDEY; from the exons ATGAGGGAGTGCATCTCGATCCACATCGGTCAGGCCGGCATCCAGGTCGGAAATGCCTGCTGGGAGCTCTACTGTCTCGAGCACGGCATTCAG CCTGATGGGCAAATGCCTGGTGATAAGACAGTTGGTGGAGGGGATGATGCTTTCAACACCTTCTTCAGTGAGACAGGTGCTGGAAAGCATGTACCACGTGCAGTTTTTGTGGACTTGGAGCCTACTGTCATTGACGAAGTAAGGACTGGGACATACCGTCAGCTCTTCCACCCAGAGCAGCTTATTAGCGGCAAGGAAGATGCTGCCAATAATTTTGCCCGTGGTCACTACACCA TTGGCAAAGAAATTGTTGACCTCTGCTTGGACCGCATCAGAAAGCTCGCTGACAACTGCACTGGTCTCCAAGGTTTCTTAGTTTTCAATGCTGTTGGTGGTGGCACCGGCTCAGGCCTTGGATCCCTTCTCTTGGAGCGCCTTTCTGTAGACTATGGAAAGAAGTCCAAGCTTGGCTTTACTGTGTATCCTTCTCCACAGGTTTCCACATCTGTTGTTGAGCCCTACAACAGTGTACTTTCCACCCATTCTCTCCTAGAGCACACTGATGTGGCTGTCCTTCTCGACAACGAAGCCATCTATGACATCTGCAGGCGCTCTCTTGACATTGAGCGCCCCACCTACACCAATCTGAACCGCCTTGTCTCTCAGGTCATCTCTTCGTTGACAGCATCTCTGCGGTTCGATGGTGCCCTCAACGTTGATGTCACAGAATTCCAAACGAACTTGGTTCCCTACCCCAGGATCCACTTCATGCTTTCCTCTTATGCTCCTGTGATCTCTGCAGAGAAGGCTTACCATGAGCAGCTGTCTGTGGCTGAGATTACCAATAGTGCCTTCGAGCCATCTTCCATGATGGCGAAATGTGATCCTCGTCACGGAAAATACATGGCATGTTGTCTCATGTACAGGGGGGATGTTGTCCCCAAAGATGTGAATGCTGCTGTTGCAACAATCAAGACCAAGAGGACCATCCAGTTTGTCGACTGGTGCCCCACAGGGTTCAAGTGTGGTATTAACTACCAGCCACCAACAGTTGTTCCTGGTGGTGATCTTGCCAAGGTTCAGAGGGCTGTCTGCATGATCTCCAACTCGACTAGTGTTGCTGAGGTGTTCTCTCGCATTGATCACAAGTTTGATCTAATGTATGCCAAGCGTGCCTTTGTTCACTGGTACGTTGGTGAGGGAATGGAAGAAGGTGAGTTCTCTGAGGCTCGTGAGGATCTCGCTGCACTGGAGAAGGACTACGAGGAAGTAGGAGCTGAATCTGCAGAGGGTGAAGATGGCGATGAAGGAGACGAGTATTGA